Proteins found in one Coffea eugenioides isolate CCC68of chromosome 5, Ceug_1.0, whole genome shotgun sequence genomic segment:
- the LOC113770896 gene encoding protein phosphatase 1 regulatory subunit INH3 — MARATRHQLAPSASFEALTQTLTQETPSSSSSPSPSPLPLQQQREETLVLRLKPKKKKVTWKEGTVDNEFLNKKSSKKCCIFHKEKSFDEDDSDDENGNHVHDCDHHTHGKGCD, encoded by the coding sequence ATGGCGAGAGCAACAAGGCACCAATTAGCCCCATCAGCTTCTTTTGAAGCCctaacccaaaccctaacccaaGAAACCCCATCATCGTCATCATCACCGTCGCCATCGCCGTTGCCATTGCAGCAACAGCGTGAGGAAACTCTGGTTTTGAGATTGAagccgaagaagaagaaggtgaCGTGGAAAGAAGGCACCGTCGACAACGAATTTCTCAACAAGAAAAGCTCGAAAAAATGCTGTATTTTTCACAAGGAAAAGTCCTTCGATGAAGACGACAGCGATGATGAAAATGGTAATCATGTTCATGATTGTGATCATCATACCCATGGCAAGGGCTGTGATTGA